One Purpureocillium takamizusanense chromosome 1, complete sequence genomic window carries:
- a CDS encoding uncharacterized protein (COG:S~EggNog:ENOG503P36U) yields the protein MDKYIDGRFERLEKALSNLIDSVAKYHPSVSQAEELKAADTELGKGLEQVQTHQRNHLRILRLRQTSAALDTQIKDTLTSLAEARRGIVTTRTTTFPREPNYPIAYEELLSYARRISKTTLPPAATINAATALATVPASPEGQTPAANDSQTPAAVTPSARTPSRTQSPAPNGALSQAPLSEPPTQQTTALSMNTSLPEGMSQYLNPLSGQLFFPWPLEDKIRSGALASYQILAEQGIDPKGYDPVTEEERKRKDEEERRVKEEQEQKEREEREKQMREERERIRVERERQREKEQEEWRRASIAGNAPDSAGLPRTNTGAGEKKQFQFTNLDDLDDDDDDDD from the exons ATGGACAAATATATCGACGGCCGCTTCGAGCGGCTGGAAAAGGCCCTGTCGAACCTGATCGATTCCGTCGCCAAATATCACCCGTCCGTCAgccaggccgaggagctcaaggctGCCGACACGGAACTCGGCAAGGGCTTGGAGCAAG TGCAAACGCATCAGAGGAACCACCTGCGCATCCTACGGCTGCGACAGACCTCGGCCGCTCTGGACACGCAGATCAAGGATACTCTCACGAGCCTCGCCGAAGCGCGTCGTGGCATTGTCACGACGCGCACCACCACGTTCCCTCGCGAGCCGAACTATCCCATCGCCTACGAGGAGCTCCTCAGCTACGCTCGCCGCATCAGCAAGACGACCcttccgcccgccgcgaccaTCAACGCAGCCACCGCCCTTGCCACGGTACCTGCCTCCCCCGAGGgccagacgcccgccgccaatgactcgcagacgcccgccgccgtgacgcCTTCTGCGCGTACTCCCTCGCGAACGCAAAGCCCTGCGCCGAACGGCGCCCTTTCGCAGGCGCCCCTTTCGGAGCCCCCCACCCAACAAACCACCGCTCTGTCCATGAACACCAGTCTACCAGAGGGCATGAGCCAGTACCTCAACCCCCTGTCGGGTCAGCTGTTCTTTCCGTGGCCGCTCGAGGACAAGATTCGGTCTGGTGCCCTTGCCTCGTACCAGATCCTCGCCGAACAAGGCATCGACCCGAAAGGATACGATCCCGTCACagaggaggagcgcaagcgcaaggacgaggaagagcgcAGGGTCAAGGAAGAGCAAGAGCAAaaggagcgcgaggagcgTGAGAAGCAGATGCgcgaagagagagagcgcaTCAGAGTGGAGCGAGAACGTCAGCGGGAAAAGGAGCAGGAGgaatggcggcgagcgagcattGCAGGCAACGCACCCGACTCGGCGGGGCTGCCGCGGACCAacacgggcgccggcgagaagAAACAGTTCCAGTTCACGAACCTGGATGACctggacgatgacgatgacgacgatgactaG
- a CDS encoding uncharacterized protein (COG:S~EggNog:ENOG503P7CB~TransMembrane:1 (i114-133o)), with protein MAHPRPHDCPPDCGYAVAQHVRGAGGLTMLSRRLLSAPRSSRVPTAPSTSRLSQIRCEFQPSRLAPMRWRGIASEPWPVVPNTARGAAELTEPSIRYHFQPNFHGMNKTSAFRLGLRTASFGGAGVIAALLYVSGIPRVQRDILQQIPVVGKYFIPAEIPASDNPF; from the exons ATGGCACATCCTAGGCCCCACGACTGCCCGCCCGACTGTGGCTACGCCGTGGCCCAACACGTGAGAGGAGCCGGCGGACTGACTATGCTTTCCCGCAGACTCCTTTCCGCGCCGCGGAGTTCAAGAGTGCCTACGGCCCCAAGTACGTCTCGACTGTCCCAGATTCGATGCGAGTTCCAACCGAGTCGATTGGCGCCGATGCGCTGGCGTGGCATCGCATCGGAGCCCTGGCCTGTTGTGCCTAACACCGCACGAGGGGCAGCAGAACTGACCGAGCCATCCATCAGATACCACTTCCAGCCCAACTTCCATGGCATGAACAAGACCTCTGCTTTCCGGCT AGGCCTCCGCACCGCTtcctttggcggcgctggcgtcaTCGCTGCCCTCCTCTACGTCTCCGGCATTCCTCGTGTTCAGCGCGACATTCTTCAG CAAATCCCCGTGGTTGGAAAGTACTTCATCCCGGCGGAAATCCCGGCTTCGGACAAC CCTTTCTAA
- the ALG10 gene encoding glucosyltransferase (EggNog:ENOG503NXZQ~BUSCO:EOG0926300R~COG:I~COG:K~COG:O~COG:T~TransMembrane:14 (o12-33i45-63o128-147i168-185o191-208i220-236o242-260i302-321o327-346i367-391o459-482i503-523o593-615i663-682o)) → MMGDTATSMLMASIDFSTLLLCSLLLAVFSYVFLFHSRAVRDRPWALVFPAVLAAACVAWSRVVSREVPEPYLDEVFHIPQAQKYCEGKFREWDDKITTPPGLYLFSISLLQMTSWLGLDGASRCDAVSLRVGNAAGLFALVYLALLCRREIEAQLYGAFSRSLSRPYSAYALHTAFNIALFPLLFFFSGLYYTDVLSTAVVVGAFLNHLKRVAQDRSSFTSDLCTVAIGLLALLMRQTNVFWIVVFMGGLEAVHAVKTLRPERADQPFMTTLGDQIKYFAWRYSVGDIHDLPLRHAWHDDMLYTAISLVIAALCNPLRIMRQVWPYVMVLVVFAVFVAWNGGVVLGDKSNHVATLHLAQMLYIWPFFAFFSLPLLLPSVVSLLCALHIGVKSQRPQPQSTVHVPSGPRDRPFNISASSISKTSPRDDGTRPSPIAAKQSKVSLALGIAEGFKLLSWPLYLFGTVVLAGLIVRFNTIIHPFTLADNRHYMFYVFRYTIRRAGWIRYALVFAYTVSRWMVWGTLAGYSGLSPAPATVPDDSPYLSHPFWIAYSEKRQTKARYPATSLADGRTAEDSQSQRQLADDPLRYSANTASTSTGLLFLLATSLSLVTAPLVEPRYFIIPWVVWRLFVPAWRLPDHLLVSGVYTLTGRAARIFTRYDVRLVLETVWFAAVNLATCYIFIAKPYVWRAEDGTALDDGRLQRFMW, encoded by the exons aTGATGGGTGACACGGCCACGTCGATGCTCATGGCCAGCATCGATTTCAGCACCCTGCTGCTATGCTCGCTTTTGCTGGCTGTATTTTCTTATGTCTTTCTCTTCCATTCACGGGCAGTACGCGACAGACCATGGGCCCTCGTCTTCCCCGCTGTGCTGGCGGCCGCTTGCGTTGCCTGGTCTCGCGTCGTCTCCCGAGAGGTTCCCGAGCCGTACCTT GATGAGGTGTTCCACATTCCGCAGGCTCAAAAATACTGCGAGGGCAAGTTTCGCGAGTGGGACGACAAAATCACGACACCCCCGGGGCT GTACCTGTTCTCGATATCGCTCTTGCAGATGACCAGTTGGCTCGGCTTGGACGGTGCATCTCGCTGCGATGCCGTGAGCCTTCGCGTAGGCAATGCTGCCGGCCTGTTCGCCCTGGTGTACCTGGCGCTGCTCTGTCGCCGAGAGATCGAGGCACAGCTATATGGAGCATTCTCACGATCGCTATCACGTCCATACTCGGCCTACGCGTTACATACCGCGTTCAACATTGCATTGTTTCCGCTCTTATTCTTCTTCTCGGGCCTCTACTACACAGACGTGCTCTCtacggccgtcgtcgtcggcgcgttTCTCAATCACCTGAAACGCGTGGCGCAAGACAGGAGCTCCTTTACAAGCGACCTCTGCACAGTCGCAATTGGACTACTGGCCTTGTTGATGCGACAGACGAATGTGTTCTGGATCGTCGTTTTCATGGGCGGCCTGGAGGCTGTTCACGCCGTGAAGACGCTCCGACCAGAACGAGCAGATCAACCCTTCATGACGACGCTTGGGGATCAAATCAAGTACTTTGCCTGGCGATATTCGGTCGGCGATATTCATGATCTGCCGCTCCGCCATGCGTGGCACGATG ATATGTTGTACACGGCAATCAGTCTCGTGATTGCGGCCCTCTGCAATCCGTTGCGCATTATGCGGCAGGTGTGGCCGTACGTTATGgttctcgtcgtcttcgccgttTTTGTGGCCTGGAACGGCGGTGTCGTCCTCG GTGACAAGTCGAATCATGTGGCGACACTTCATCTGGCACAGATGCTCTATATCTGGCCGTTTTTTGCCTTCTTCTcactgccgctgctcctACCATCTGTCGTTTCTCTCCTGTGTGCGCTCCATATCGGGGTGAAGTCACAACGGCCACAGCCGCAGTCCACGGTCCATGTTCCAAGCGGGCCTCGAGATAGGCCATTCAACATCTCCGCATCGAGTATCAGCAAGACATCGCCTCGAGATGACGGCACGAGGCCTTCACCTATTGCAGCAAAGCAGTCCAAAGTATCCCTCGCACTGGGCATCGCCGAAGGTTTCAAGTTGTTGTCGTGGCCTCTGTATCTTTTCGGAACGGTGGTACTCGCGGGACTCATAGTCCGCTTCAACACCATCATCCACCCGTTCACGCTAGCAGACAATCGCCATTACATGTTCTACGTCTTCCGGTACACCATTCGGCGTGCGGGCTGGATCCGGTACGCCCTCGTGTTCGCGTACACAGTTAGCCGATGGATGGTCTGGGGCACTCTGGCCGGGTACAGCGGCTTGTCCCCTGCCCCCGCTACGGTGCCAGATGACAGCCCGTATCTGAGCCATCCGTTTTGGATCGCCTATAGTGAGAAGAGGCAGACCAAGGCTAGGTACCCGGCGACGTCGCTAGCCGATGGCCGCACAGCGGAGGACTCTCAGTCACAGCGGCAACTTGCGGACGACCCTTTGCGCTACTCGGCAAACaccgcgtcgacgtcgacgggcttgctGTTTCTGCTCGCGACATCTCTGTCGCTCGTTACGGCGCCTCTAGTAGAGCCCAGGTACTTCATCATTCCATGGGTAGTGTGGAGGCTCTTTGTCCCTGCTTGGAGGCTGCCCGATCATCTGCTCGTCAGCGGCGTGTATACGTTGACGGGCAGAGCCGCTCGGATCTTTACACGGTATGATGTCCGTCTGGTCTTGGAGACTGTGTGGTTTGCGGCGGTAAACCTGGCGACGTGCTACATCTTCATTGCAAAGCCATATGTATGGCGTGCcgaggacgggacggcgCTAGACGACGGGCGCCTGCAGCGGTTCATGTGGTAG
- a CDS encoding uncharacterized protein (EggNog:ENOG503P7GS) — protein sequence MPSQRPYFLTSFLSAFRQQGPSLQTTQQPNKHTSQASTSGSPAASANYTTAGYSHHHHHHNHHHAHAQSASTSPPSSSSSPPPPSSSSPRTISAAAAAAAAASITPSASPTPHSNNATGRSPSAVNSIPIPNRSGARRRGSDSSSEGFRDALGADKWYIGGRTAGGEERFFKLGVVRRVRSNDGLSLDRLSL from the coding sequence atGCCGTCCCAGCGACCCTACTTCCTCACCTCTTTCCTCTCCGCCTTCCGCCAGCAGGGTCCCTCCCTACAGACCACGCAACAGCCCAACAAGCACACCAGCCAGGCCTCCACGTcgggcagcccagccgcctcAGCGAACTACACGACTGCTGGCTACtcccatcaccatcaccatcacaaccaccatcacgccCACGCTCAGAGCGCATCcacatcgccgccttcgtcatcatcatcaccaccgccgccatcgtcatcctcaccGCGCACCATAtccgcggcagccgcagccgcagccgccgcctccatcacACCCTCTGCGTCCCCGACACCTCACAGCAACAACGCCACCGGCCGCTCCCCCTCAGCCGTAAACAGCATCCCCATCCCGAACCGCTCGggcgcacgccgccgcggcagcgatAGCAGCAGCGAGGGGTTCAGggatgccctcggcgcggacAAGTGGTACATTGGCGGGcgcaccgccggcggcgaggagcgcttCTTCAAGCTCGGCGTTGTACGCCGCGTTCGCAGCAATGACGGCTTGAGTCTCGACCGGCTGAGTCTATGA
- a CDS encoding uncharacterized protein (EggNog:ENOG503P59D): MAIHTEIEIAAPPAQVRKTFLDFQALPTWTNGFIKSITPADPSAAPGTRLTVALEGITMSPTVLTNSESEFSWRGKLWSLPGVFTGDHHFRFRPSDKTPGGTTLEQGEDFYGVLSFIIAEGTGFWDKTKKGFEAFNEDIKKKCEGDK, from the exons atGGCCATCCACACCGAAATCGAGATTGCCGCTCCCCCAGCGCAGGTCAGGAAAACA tTCCTCGACTTCCAAGCCTTGCCCACCTGGACCAACGGCTTCATCAAGTCCATCACGCCCGCGGACCcttccgccgcgcccggcacgCGCCTCACGGTggccctcgagggcatcaCCATGTCGCCGACGGTGCTCACCAACTCGGAGAGCGAGTTCAGCTGGCGCGGGAAGCTGTGGAGCCTCCCCGGCGTCTTCACCGGGGACCACCACTTCCGCTTCCGCCCCAGCGACAAGACGCCCGGCGGCACGACcctcgagcagggcgaggactTTTACGGCGTGCTGAgcttcatcatcgccgaggGCACCGGCTTCTGGGATAAGACCAAAAAGGGCTTCGAGGCCTTTAACGAGGATATCAAGAAGAAATGTGAGGGCGACAAGtag
- a CDS encoding uncharacterized protein (EggNog:ENOG503PFDW): MSLSHPLEFHCPGWHDEGRTPVVDGKYYDRATGEVRLAADGDHQEYIGPPAVDIIVRSQHIDTVQCAYRASRPFPMETLLCHIMKVVKERTLELDSVIATPFAIRIILSHELTPDQFSEIALDMANGVWDDADCRTRD; this comes from the coding sequence ATGTCTCTGTCTCATCCCCTTGAGTTTCATTGCCCGGGGTGGCATGACGAGGGTCGAACGCCCGTCGTGGACGGCAAGTATTACGATCGCGCGACTGGCGAGGTGCggctcgcggccgacggcgaccaccAGGAATATATAGGGCctcccgccgtcgacatcatcgtccgCAGCCAGCATATTGACACTGTTCAATGCGCCTACCGCGCATCTCGGCCTTTCCCTATGGAGACTCTTCTCTGCCATATCATGAAAGTAGTCAAGGAGAGGACACTTGAGCTAGATTCGGTCATAGCGACGCCCTTTGCGATTCGGATTATCCTGTCGCATGAGCTGACGCCGGACCAGTTCAGCGAAATTGCGCTAGACATGGCAAATGGGGTGTGGGACGATGCGGATTGTCGAACGAGAGATTGA